The following coding sequences are from one Pseudonocardia sp. HH130630-07 window:
- a CDS encoding helix-turn-helix domain-containing protein codes for MDTTKTSTAEVPAADATVSRPAFYTAAETAAMLRLDESTLYRHLRRGTFPGLKIGGRYVVPGAVLERLVADILTTGRCIDLGSWTEQWRHDQVTALARIAAADVSIVGGES; via the coding sequence GTGGATACGACGAAGACCTCGACGGCGGAGGTTCCGGCCGCCGACGCGACGGTGAGCAGGCCCGCCTTCTACACCGCGGCGGAGACCGCGGCGATGCTCCGGCTCGACGAGTCGACGCTGTACCGGCACCTGCGGCGGGGGACCTTTCCCGGACTCAAGATCGGTGGGCGCTACGTGGTCCCCGGAGCGGTCCTGGAGCGTCTGGTGGCCGACATCCTCACGACCGGGCGCTGCATCGACCTCGGCTCCTGGACCGAGCAGTGGCGGCACGACCAGGTCACCGCACTCGCCCGGATCGCGGCCGCGGACGTCTCGATCGTGGGCGGGGAGTCCTGA